In Pedobacter sp. SL55, the following proteins share a genomic window:
- a CDS encoding FecR family protein: MEKNAAKLLKKYLSGDCTPEEKAIVEDWYLQLPFQKKAPNAEQVEASHDEVLGRLKLRPKTRNIGYLKPIAVAASILLCVGLGFILFNREIAPTATLAKRKLEEVLPGGNKATLTLADGSVIDLDKALNGEITKLNGIIIRKKEDGQLEYIIQDNPGAASGTNTIATPRGGQYQVSLPDGTKVWLNAASSLTYPYPFAKNERSVELQGEAYFEVAKDRQRPFKVKASQQIIEVLGTHFNVNAYNDEPTQKTTLLEGAVKVAAGGTEVKLKPGEQAKFSAVNTQLVVDKNIDPDQYVAWKNEVFAFNNEDLKSVMRQISRWYDIDVVYKGKITTEKYFGEIPRSANLSEVFKILELNHVHVQISGKTMTITGD; encoded by the coding sequence ATGGAGAAGAATGCAGCAAAACTTTTGAAAAAATATCTGTCTGGTGATTGCACACCAGAAGAAAAGGCAATTGTTGAAGATTGGTATTTACAGTTGCCGTTTCAAAAAAAGGCACCAAATGCCGAGCAGGTTGAGGCCAGTCATGATGAAGTTTTGGGAAGACTAAAGCTGCGTCCCAAGACTAGAAATATTGGATACTTGAAGCCCATTGCTGTTGCGGCAAGTATATTGCTATGTGTTGGATTGGGTTTTATTCTTTTCAATAGGGAAATAGCACCTACTGCAACCCTAGCGAAAAGGAAACTCGAAGAGGTGCTTCCGGGAGGAAATAAAGCTACTTTAACCTTAGCTGATGGAAGTGTAATTGACTTAGATAAGGCCTTAAACGGCGAAATTACCAAATTGAATGGTATTATCATCCGGAAGAAGGAAGACGGGCAGTTGGAATATATCATACAGGACAATCCAGGTGCTGCTAGCGGAACCAATACCATTGCGACACCACGTGGTGGTCAATATCAAGTGAGTTTACCCGACGGAACCAAAGTTTGGCTTAATGCTGCAAGCTCGTTAACCTACCCATATCCTTTTGCCAAAAATGAAAGGTCGGTAGAACTGCAGGGCGAAGCATATTTTGAGGTAGCAAAAGATAGGCAAAGACCTTTTAAAGTTAAGGCTAGCCAACAAATAATAGAGGTATTGGGTACACATTTTAATGTAAACGCGTATAATGACGAGCCAACGCAAAAAACCACTTTACTAGAAGGTGCTGTAAAAGTAGCAGCGGGAGGTACCGAAGTAAAACTAAAACCTGGTGAGCAGGCGAAGTTTAGCGCTGTTAATACGCAATTGGTGGTCGATAAAAATATAGATCCAGACCAATACGTGGCTTGGAAAAACGAAGTGTTTGCTTTTAACAACGAAGACCTTAAATCGGTAATGAGACAAATCTCCAGATGGTATGATATCGACGTAGTTTACAAAGGTAAAATTACCACAGAAAAATATTTTGGAGAAATTCCAAGAAGCGCTAACCTCTCAGAAGTTTTTAAAATACTAGAACTGAACCACGTTCATGTCCAAATTTCCGGAAAAACAATGACGATAACCGGCGATTAA
- a CDS encoding SusC/RagA family TonB-linked outer membrane protein: MKLTAILLLTAALHVSAAGFSQTVTLPKQTGSIKNILKEIKKQTGYFFFYKGQVLHNKQDVEIELQKATIVEALNTLLKNQDLSYHIINKTIVISKKELAAAASNELAKVDVKGVVSDKTTGETLPGVNIALKGGATIGATNSKGEFKVTAEDGAILVFSYLGYEPLEIAATGTKLLTVKLVPVSIQMNDVVVTGYQTIKKDNYTGNAIVIKGEDLQKNNPQSLIKSIQTFDPSFKVLDNNLFGSDPNALPRINVRGATALPSIEDTNNLLDRNNLSSNYNLPAFMLDGFEVTLQKVSDLDMNRIESVTLLKDAAATAVYGSRAANGVIVITTKAPVAGKLQLSYNYETSVNAPDLTDYRVLNATDKLNYEKLAGLYNALGNTGYTQEQLDAEYFNRLKNVASGVDTYWLSQALRNAYRQKHAAYVQGGDEKFRYGLDLRYETTPGVMLGSNRDRYSGGMSFTYNPSKKLIFRNEVTVTQANGNNSPYGDFSTYVRMNPYYPIRNQNGDIVQELANWRVDTGAEGPDQIQTRYVFNPLFEGTLASFDKSSMLEIIDAFSVDWRITPSLNLKSQISLNKSVTSNDKFVSPLSNAFYTYASDQLNNKGTYELLENDRLAIDGKATLGYNKQIGDQYFNLVLGTNIVAVRTDDKLTEAQGFSNDRFSNIGFARIYKIDAGPEGNVAENRLAGAFFSGNYSYKNKYLLDASFRYEGSSAFGANQRFAPFWSGGIGWNMHNEAFLSGSKVISQLRVKGSAGELGSVSFPAYLSRSLYQYQPNNWYSTGLGAQVLGYGNSNLRWQKTTTYDAGIDLGLFKDRVVVSPRYYYKLTKGLITDIDLAPSTGFTTYKENLGNVSNKGYEVYLTANVLRTKDFNINVTGNLVHNVNTLVSLSNSLNTLNSKIDEYQTNPDNKAQSTPLVRFNEGESMTMIYAVPSLGIDPQTGKEIFRKRDGSLTYNWNVADIMPIADGAPKAEGNLNPNIGYKNFLFSFSFYYRFGGYTYNQTLVDRVENADPRFNVDSRVLNQRWIKPGDQTFFKNIADLSITNVSSRFVQKENLLELRSIYASYDFKKDMVKKFGLQNLRTTLAMNDIFRTSSIEMERGTIYPFARSLTFSLLASF; encoded by the coding sequence ATGAAATTGACTGCCATTTTACTACTAACGGCCGCATTGCACGTATCAGCGGCTGGTTTTTCTCAAACGGTAACACTGCCCAAACAAACTGGTTCCATTAAAAATATTTTAAAGGAAATCAAAAAGCAAACAGGCTATTTCTTTTTCTACAAAGGACAAGTGTTACACAACAAGCAAGATGTAGAAATAGAATTGCAAAAAGCCACCATCGTAGAGGCTTTAAATACCTTGCTGAAAAACCAAGATTTAAGCTATCACATTATCAATAAAACCATAGTGATTAGCAAAAAAGAGCTAGCCGCTGCCGCTTCAAATGAGCTGGCTAAAGTTGATGTGAAAGGTGTGGTAAGCGATAAAACCACGGGAGAAACATTGCCAGGTGTAAATATTGCTCTAAAAGGTGGTGCAACCATTGGCGCCACCAACAGCAAAGGAGAATTTAAAGTCACTGCCGAAGATGGTGCAATCTTAGTTTTCAGCTATTTAGGTTACGAACCTTTAGAAATTGCCGCAACAGGCACTAAACTGTTAACTGTAAAGCTCGTGCCTGTTTCTATACAAATGAATGATGTAGTAGTTACTGGTTATCAAACCATTAAAAAAGATAACTATACTGGTAATGCCATTGTAATTAAAGGCGAAGATTTACAGAAAAACAATCCACAGAGTTTAATCAAGAGTATCCAAACTTTCGATCCTTCTTTTAAAGTGTTAGACAATAATCTTTTTGGCTCAGATCCAAATGCACTGCCAAGAATTAATGTGCGGGGCGCTACGGCATTGCCATCTATCGAAGATACCAACAACCTATTAGACCGTAACAATTTATCGAGCAATTATAACTTGCCGGCTTTTATGTTAGATGGTTTTGAGGTTACGCTACAGAAAGTGAGTGACCTGGACATGAACAGGATAGAATCTGTTACACTACTAAAAGATGCTGCAGCTACAGCAGTTTACGGATCTAGGGCGGCCAACGGGGTAATTGTAATTACCACCAAGGCACCTGTAGCAGGCAAGCTTCAGCTATCTTATAATTACGAAACCAGCGTTAATGCGCCAGATTTAACCGACTATCGTGTATTAAATGCTACAGATAAATTAAACTACGAAAAGTTAGCTGGGCTTTATAATGCTTTGGGTAATACTGGATATACGCAAGAACAGCTAGATGCCGAGTATTTTAACAGATTAAAAAATGTGGCTAGTGGGGTAGATACCTATTGGCTATCGCAAGCTTTGCGCAATGCTTACCGCCAAAAACATGCGGCTTATGTACAAGGTGGCGATGAGAAATTTAGATACGGCTTAGACTTACGGTACGAAACCACGCCTGGGGTAATGTTGGGCTCTAATAGAGATCGTTACAGCGGTGGCATGAGCTTTACTTATAATCCTAGCAAAAAGCTGATTTTTAGAAATGAAGTTACCGTAACACAAGCAAATGGTAACAATTCGCCTTATGGCGATTTTTCTACGTATGTAAGGATGAACCCTTATTATCCTATCAGAAACCAAAATGGAGATATTGTTCAAGAACTAGCCAACTGGCGTGTAGATACAGGGGCAGAAGGGCCTGATCAGATCCAAACAAGGTATGTATTTAATCCTTTATTTGAAGGTACTCTGGCTAGTTTCGATAAATCATCGATGTTAGAAATTATCGATGCTTTTTCGGTAGATTGGAGGATAACACCCAGCTTGAACCTTAAAAGTCAAATTAGCTTAAATAAAAGTGTAACCAGCAACGATAAGTTTGTTTCGCCCTTAAGTAATGCATTTTATACTTATGCGAGCGACCAGCTAAATAACAAGGGTACTTATGAGTTGCTAGAGAACGATCGTTTGGCGATAGATGGTAAAGCAACGTTGGGATACAATAAACAAATTGGAGACCAGTATTTTAACTTGGTTTTAGGAACCAACATTGTTGCCGTTAGAACAGATGATAAATTAACAGAGGCGCAAGGTTTCTCTAACGATCGTTTTTCTAACATCGGCTTTGCCCGTATCTACAAAATAGATGCAGGCCCCGAGGGTAATGTTGCCGAAAATCGTTTGGCGGGTGCCTTCTTTTCGGGAAACTATTCTTATAAAAACAAATACCTTTTGGATGCCTCTTTTAGGTACGAAGGTTCTTCTGCTTTTGGTGCTAATCAACGTTTTGCACCATTTTGGTCGGGCGGTATTGGCTGGAATATGCACAACGAAGCGTTCCTTTCAGGGTCTAAAGTAATTAGTCAGCTACGTGTTAAAGGTAGTGCCGGCGAGCTCGGTTCGGTATCTTTTCCTGCTTATCTATCTAGATCTTTGTATCAATATCAGCCCAACAACTGGTATTCTACCGGTTTAGGTGCACAAGTATTGGGTTATGGCAATAGCAATTTACGTTGGCAAAAAACCACTACTTATGATGCTGGTATAGACTTGGGTTTGTTTAAAGACCGCGTGGTAGTTTCGCCAAGGTATTACTATAAATTAACCAAAGGCCTAATTACCGATATTGATTTGGCACCTTCAACAGGTTTTACTACGTATAAAGAAAACTTGGGCAATGTATCTAATAAAGGTTACGAGGTTTATTTAACGGCCAACGTACTTAGAACCAAAGATTTTAATATTAACGTTACGGGTAACTTGGTGCATAATGTAAATACCTTAGTAAGTTTATCTAATTCGTTAAATACTTTAAATAGTAAGATAGACGAGTACCAAACCAATCCTGATAACAAGGCACAATCTACGCCGTTGGTACGCTTCAATGAGGGAGAATCGATGACAATGATTTACGCCGTACCTTCTTTGGGCATAGACCCGCAAACGGGAAAGGAAATTTTTAGAAAAAGAGACGGCTCGTTAACCTACAATTGGAACGTGGCTGATATTATGCCTATTGCAGACGGGGCACCTAAGGCCGAAGGGAACCTTAACCCGAATATAGGCTACAAAAATTTCTTGTTTAGCTTCAGTTTTTACTACCGCTTTGGTGGCTATACTTACAACCAAACATTGGTAGATCGTGTAGAGAATGCCGATCCGAGATTTAACGTAGATAGCCGTGTGCTTAACCAACGTTGGATTAAACCAGGCGATCAAACTTTCTTTAAAAACATTGCAGATTTATCTATAACTAACGTTTCTTCGAGGTTTGTTCAAAAAGAAAACCTATTAGAACTAAGGTCTATTTATGCGTCATACGACTTTAAAAAAGACATGGTAAAGAAATTTGGCCTACAAAACCTGCGCACTACTTTGGCCATGAACGATATTTTCAGAACCTCGAGTATTGAAATGGAAAGAGGAACGATTTATCCCTTTGCAAGGAGTTTAACTTTTTCATTATTGGCCTCATTCTAA
- a CDS encoding RagB/SusD family nutrient uptake outer membrane protein: MKKYLILFISLIALSSCKKFLDIQPESDVSKEELFSSEEGFKEALNGAYVGLASANLYGGNLTFSNLDIMAQNYQFTDANLIRIAAFDYSLASYVQKISVIWTNAYKQIGNLNQILSVIDQRKGLFRAQNYEIVKGEALALRAYMHFDLLRMFGTSYQNNPNFKAMPYVTTVETKPTPFSTVTEVLDKAIADLQEAKALLKGKDPILPASYVVGYPTDEDATELQNPSLFLQNRRHRMNYYAVAGTLARVYLYKNDKVNSLSNAKEVIESLKFPWTLQADFFADDITQRDRIFYNELIFGWYVPQSREQLVGLFSRNNPDYSATADQINAIYNLGTTGADDWRYKQWFRLVRDANQSDRFYLQKYITNTTPLTNLHPLMAPALRLSELYLIAAEASFDTNPGAAVDYFNKFRAQRGIGATVSATIAKTDFINLLKGEYRKEFYGESQSFFMHKRLNLDIITTAGLIYPASDKIFVFPLPIEEQTNRN, encoded by the coding sequence ATGAAAAAATACTTAATCTTATTCATTAGCTTAATTGCTTTGTCTTCTTGCAAAAAGTTTCTAGATATACAGCCCGAGTCGGATGTGTCTAAAGAAGAGCTTTTTTCATCTGAAGAAGGTTTTAAGGAAGCGCTAAATGGTGCTTATGTAGGCTTAGCTAGCGCCAATTTATATGGCGGTAACCTAACCTTTAGCAATTTAGATATCATGGCACAAAACTATCAGTTTACCGATGCCAACTTAATAAGGATTGCCGCATTTGATTATTCGCTTGCTTCCTATGTGCAAAAAATCAGCGTAATTTGGACTAACGCCTACAAACAAATAGGTAACCTTAACCAAATTTTAAGTGTTATCGATCAGCGCAAAGGTCTTTTCAGAGCTCAAAACTACGAGATTGTGAAAGGCGAGGCTCTGGCTTTAAGGGCCTATATGCATTTTGATTTGTTGCGCATGTTTGGCACCTCTTATCAAAATAACCCCAATTTTAAGGCCATGCCTTACGTAACTACGGTAGAAACCAAACCCACACCTTTTTCTACCGTAACCGAGGTGTTAGATAAGGCAATAGCTGATTTGCAGGAGGCCAAGGCACTGTTGAAGGGGAAAGATCCCATCTTGCCGGCCAGCTACGTGGTGGGCTACCCAACTGATGAAGATGCTACCGAATTGCAAAATCCATCGTTGTTTTTGCAGAACCGAAGACACCGCATGAATTACTACGCCGTGGCTGGTACCTTAGCCCGTGTTTATCTTTATAAGAACGATAAGGTAAACAGTTTAAGCAATGCGAAAGAAGTCATCGAATCTTTGAAATTTCCATGGACATTGCAGGCTGATTTCTTTGCTGACGATATCACACAGAGAGATCGTATTTTTTATAATGAACTCATTTTTGGATGGTATGTACCGCAGTCTAGAGAGCAATTAGTTGGTCTTTTTTCTAGAAATAACCCCGATTATTCGGCCACTGCAGACCAAATCAATGCTATCTACAATTTGGGCACCACAGGGGCTGATGATTGGCGATACAAGCAATGGTTTAGGTTGGTGAGAGATGCCAACCAGTCGGATAGGTTTTACCTGCAAAAGTACATTACAAACACTACGCCGCTCACTAATTTACATCCGCTAATGGCACCAGCTTTACGTTTAAGCGAGTTGTATCTGATTGCTGCCGAGGCTTCTTTCGATACTAATCCTGGAGCGGCGGTAGATTATTTCAATAAATTTAGAGCACAGCGTGGCATTGGCGCTACGGTAAGTGCAACTATTGCCAAGACAGACTTTATCAATTTGTTAAAAGGAGAATACCGCAAAGAGTTTTACGGCGAAAGTCAGAGCTTTTTTATGCACAAGCGCTTAAACTTAGATATTATCACTACCGCAGGCTTAATTTACCCGGCCTCTGATAAGATCTTTGTATTCCCTCTTCCAATTGAGGAGCAAACCAACAGAAACTAA
- a CDS encoding DUF4843 domain-containing protein, which translates to MKKKILYLLLLSTVLWACKKNELAPFEATDNIYLHYLDRNGLQDTTTISYSFAYNPSLGQDTVWVPIIVTGNKVSRSRQFVLSVVDSLTTAVKDLHYEPLKPSYTLPADSTRLKIPIVIKNNDPALAEKSVTLGFRAVAGGDFSADLPLPLRTKKVIFSSRLEQPAWWIYWQAQLGTYGRIKHQLFLIATGNAELVDQSKPDAYMQIPRSLYHIDNFRVFLKDPAAWIAKNPTKGYVLVQKTDGSNEYEFYNEDTPGRRFVMRFFAQVNGYFFIDESGNQIVV; encoded by the coding sequence ATGAAAAAGAAAATATTATATCTTTTGCTTTTGAGCACAGTGTTATGGGCTTGCAAAAAGAATGAGTTGGCCCCTTTTGAGGCCACAGACAACATCTATCTACATTATTTAGATAGAAATGGTTTACAAGATACTACAACGATTAGCTACTCGTTTGCGTACAACCCTAGCTTGGGGCAAGATACGGTTTGGGTGCCTATTATTGTAACTGGCAATAAAGTATCACGTAGTCGCCAGTTTGTATTAAGCGTAGTCGATTCGTTAACTACCGCAGTTAAAGATCTGCATTATGAGCCTTTAAAGCCTAGTTATACTTTGCCGGCAGATTCCACTAGGCTTAAAATACCTATTGTCATCAAAAATAATGATCCAGCATTGGCAGAAAAATCCGTAACCCTAGGTTTTAGGGCGGTAGCTGGAGGCGACTTTTCGGCAGATTTGCCCTTGCCTTTACGCACTAAGAAAGTTATTTTCTCTAGCCGTCTAGAGCAACCAGCTTGGTGGATATATTGGCAAGCGCAGCTGGGCACTTACGGCCGAATTAAACATCAGTTATTTCTTATTGCTACGGGCAATGCCGAGTTGGTAGATCAGTCTAAGCCAGATGCTTATATGCAAATTCCTAGGAGCCTGTATCACATCGATAATTTTAGGGTATTTCTAAAAGATCCAGCAGCTTGGATAGCCAAAAATCCAACTAAAGGATATGTTTTAGTGCAAAAAACTGATGGTAGCAACGAATATGAGTTTTACAATGAAGATACACCAGGTAGACGCTTTGTGATGCGCTTTTTCGCACAGGTAAATGGCTATTTCTTTATTGACGAGAGCGGCAACCAAATTGTTGTTTAA
- a CDS encoding PKD-like family lipoprotein: MKLKLILVLAILVGLYTACKKDLGNYDYHPPSEPTLSKFRDSTFAALLGDSLILNPTVGLADADPKKDLSFEWRISVAEEQREVVYTQFPLRIVYNLGPGLRTAKLLITDNRNGLKYVIPFKILGSTEFSIGKLILSNDNGVAKLSFVKPDNVTVIADIYKAFHTEDLPKNPVQLYFSDPLPYQPITNQEYWVLCDDATKPSPILAASALLQTRNFNGQFFTPPSTINVGRLEAFMGTVSTGVINGKMYVGVMSTAPFAPDYGKFANEQAGDYMLSKYFTRTPGFYFGFDTKSKGFVTFGGDGSYLGKDYVVDTESTAFDPKNVGMDELLFMQTGQAGTFYAFFKATDGAIYELSFSYTFDSSSKRIKALNKRVFAGASLVKADSKWVRNTLNVFYFTSNDKIYRYNPLNQDLRALDADFGGKKVTMLKISADDNTLTVGADGSVYDVNVSVGVNGVITQTINGIPGAAVDIVTRKAP; this comes from the coding sequence ATGAAATTGAAATTAATTTTAGTACTGGCCATTTTGGTTGGTTTATATACAGCTTGTAAAAAAGATTTGGGTAATTACGATTACCACCCACCTTCGGAACCTACCTTGAGTAAATTTAGAGATTCTACTTTTGCAGCACTCCTTGGCGACTCGCTAATTCTCAACCCCACTGTAGGTTTGGCAGATGCCGATCCAAAGAAAGATTTGTCTTTCGAATGGAGAATTTCGGTAGCAGAAGAGCAACGCGAAGTAGTTTATACGCAGTTTCCGCTACGGATAGTATATAATTTAGGGCCAGGTTTGCGTACGGCAAAATTGCTTATTACCGATAATAGGAATGGCTTAAAGTATGTGATACCCTTTAAAATTTTGGGTTCCACAGAATTTAGCATAGGCAAGCTAATTTTGAGTAATGATAACGGAGTAGCTAAACTATCTTTTGTAAAGCCAGACAATGTTACTGTAATTGCTGACATTTATAAAGCTTTTCATACCGAAGATCTACCTAAAAATCCCGTACAGCTTTATTTCTCAGATCCGCTGCCTTACCAACCCATTACCAACCAAGAGTATTGGGTGTTGTGTGATGATGCTACCAAGCCAAGCCCAATACTGGCCGCTAGTGCTTTATTGCAAACCAGAAATTTTAACGGTCAGTTTTTTACGCCGCCAAGTACAATTAACGTGGGTAGGTTAGAAGCCTTTATGGGTACGGTATCCACTGGCGTAATCAACGGGAAAATGTATGTGGGCGTAATGTCTACAGCACCTTTTGCGCCAGATTATGGCAAGTTTGCCAATGAGCAGGCTGGCGATTATATGCTGTCGAAATATTTTACACGCACCCCGGGGTTTTACTTTGGTTTTGATACCAAATCTAAAGGCTTTGTAACTTTTGGTGGCGATGGTAGCTACTTGGGGAAAGATTATGTGGTAGATACAGAAAGTACTGCTTTTGATCCTAAAAATGTAGGTATGGATGAACTGCTTTTTATGCAAACAGGCCAAGCAGGTACATTCTATGCATTTTTTAAAGCAACAGATGGTGCAATTTACGAACTGAGCTTTAGTTACACCTTTGATTCTAGCTCTAAAAGAATTAAGGCCTTAAATAAAAGGGTGTTTGCAGGGGCATCGTTAGTAAAAGCCGACAGTAAATGGGTGCGCAATACGTTAAATGTATTCTACTTTACTTCTAACGATAAGATTTACCGTTATAATCCACTTAACCAAGATTTGAGAGCCTTAGATGCCGATTTTGGAGGTAAAAAAGTAACCATGCTAAAAATCAGTGCCGACGATAACACACTTACCGTAGGTGCCGATGGTTCGGTTTATGATGTAAACGTAAGCGTAGGGGTAAATGGCGTAATTACGCAAACTATTAATGGTATTCCTGGTGCTGCGGTAGATATCGTAACCAGAAAAGCACCTTAA
- a CDS encoding redoxin domain-containing protein: MKIKRLFLSAMLLPTLALAQTPNFTFTGKVGNLNKPAMVYFDYMDNGAGREDSVALVDGAFKFNGNIKSGYGYARMALDHTGKGKGHAVYTGDVIYFYFGKEQFNLTSKDSLQTATITGSKIYDESEAYNKAIGGTIMALTKAANADFNSGTPEQKKDTAFVKSVDQRFRKRIEDRNNKQFEFAEANPKSFFALVALSEAAGSKVYVAKVQPLFNALPKELRATDMGKELAQRIEANTLTAVGKPAPLFTQQNEVGKPVSLADFKGKVVLVEFWASWCGPCRSENPNLVKQYKTYHDKGFEIISVSLDHVKTAWLEAIEKDGLEWTHVSDLKGWNNEVGRLYGVRAVPASFLVDAQGKIIGNGLRGEPLNEKLAEIFK; the protein is encoded by the coding sequence ATGAAAATAAAAAGATTGTTTTTATCAGCTATGCTATTGCCTACATTGGCTTTGGCGCAAACGCCCAATTTTACTTTTACTGGAAAAGTTGGCAATTTGAATAAACCTGCTATGGTGTATTTCGATTACATGGATAACGGTGCAGGCCGCGAAGATTCGGTAGCCTTGGTAGATGGGGCTTTTAAATTTAATGGCAATATAAAATCTGGATATGGTTATGCCCGTATGGCTTTAGATCATACTGGAAAAGGTAAGGGGCACGCCGTTTACACTGGCGATGTAATTTATTTTTATTTTGGAAAAGAGCAGTTTAACCTTACTTCTAAAGATTCGTTACAAACAGCTACAATAACCGGCTCTAAAATCTACGATGAATCAGAGGCCTATAACAAAGCTATCGGCGGTACCATTATGGCTTTAACTAAAGCTGCAAATGCCGATTTTAATAGCGGAACGCCAGAGCAAAAGAAAGATACGGCTTTCGTTAAATCGGTTGATCAGCGTTTTCGCAAAAGAATAGAAGATAGAAATAATAAGCAGTTCGAATTTGCAGAAGCTAACCCTAAGTCTTTTTTCGCTTTAGTGGCGCTTTCTGAGGCCGCTGGCAGCAAAGTATACGTAGCCAAGGTACAACCGCTTTTTAATGCACTGCCTAAAGAACTTAGGGCAACAGATATGGGTAAAGAACTGGCGCAACGTATTGAAGCCAATACGCTTACAGCAGTAGGTAAACCTGCACCTTTGTTTACCCAGCAAAATGAGGTAGGTAAACCTGTTTCGCTGGCCGATTTTAAAGGTAAAGTGGTGTTGGTAGAGTTTTGGGCAAGTTGGTGTGGGCCTTGTAGATCGGAAAATCCAAATTTGGTAAAACAGTACAAAACCTATCATGATAAAGGCTTCGAAATTATCTCGGTGTCTTTAGATCATGTAAAAACAGCATGGTTAGAAGCGATAGAGAAAGATGGTTTGGAATGGACACACGTATCAGACTTAAAAGGCTGGAATAACGAGGTGGGTCGTTTGTATGGTGTACGTGCTGTGCCTGCCAGTTTCTTGGTAGATGCACAAGGGAAGATTATTGGCAACGGTTTAAGGGGCGAACCTTTGAACGAAAAATTAGCAGAAATTTTTAAATAG